One window of the Bradyrhizobium sp. NP1 genome contains the following:
- a CDS encoding tripartite tricarboxylate transporter substrate-binding protein: MRGPGAVIAALTLVWSGAVAAQDYPTRPITMIVPFAAGGATDSLARFLAERIRMILGQPVIIENVAGASGSLGVTRAVRAPADGYTLSIGTSTTHVLTGGLYKLPFDLMKDLEPIILIGSEPLLIVGKKSLPADDLKGLIAWLKANPGKASVGIAGVGATGQLTGIALQKETGTAFEFVPYRGNGPAMQDLVAEQIDFMIEPASNFTALLAAGSVKPFAITGHARLASAPNIPTADEAGLPNFFASLWYGLWAPKGTPKDITAKLNATMSRVLADPLVKQRFGEFGIQITPLQQQSPEALRELQKADSARWWPIIKAANIKVE; the protein is encoded by the coding sequence ATGCGCGGGCCCGGGGCTGTGATCGCCGCCTTGACGCTGGTCTGGAGCGGAGCCGTCGCGGCGCAGGATTATCCGACACGCCCGATCACCATGATCGTGCCGTTCGCGGCTGGCGGCGCGACCGACTCGCTGGCGCGGTTTCTCGCCGAGCGCATCCGCATGATCCTCGGCCAGCCCGTGATCATCGAGAACGTGGCGGGCGCCTCGGGCAGCCTCGGCGTCACCCGCGCGGTGCGCGCGCCGGCCGACGGCTACACGCTGAGCATCGGCACCTCGACCACCCATGTGTTGACCGGCGGCCTCTACAAGCTGCCGTTCGACCTGATGAAGGACCTCGAGCCGATCATCCTGATCGGCAGCGAGCCGCTTCTGATCGTCGGCAAGAAGAGCCTGCCGGCCGATGACTTGAAGGGATTGATCGCATGGCTCAAGGCCAATCCGGGCAAGGCCTCGGTCGGCATCGCCGGTGTCGGCGCCACCGGCCAGCTCACCGGCATCGCCTTGCAGAAGGAGACCGGGACGGCATTCGAGTTCGTGCCCTATCGCGGCAACGGGCCGGCGATGCAGGATCTCGTGGCCGAGCAGATCGATTTCATGATCGAGCCGGCGTCGAACTTCACGGCGCTGCTCGCCGCCGGCAGCGTCAAGCCGTTTGCCATTACCGGCCATGCGCGCCTTGCTTCGGCGCCGAACATTCCGACCGCCGACGAAGCGGGCCTGCCAAACTTCTTTGCTTCGCTCTGGTACGGGCTGTGGGCGCCGAAGGGCACTCCGAAGGATATCACCGCAAAACTCAACGCCACGATGAGCCGGGTGCTTGCCGATCCCTTGGTCAAGCAGCGCTTTGGCGAGTTCGGCATCCAGATCACGCCGCTGCAGCAGCAGTCGCCGGAGGCGCTGCGCGAGCTGCAGAAGGCCGACAGCGCGCGCTGGTGGCCGATCATCAAGGCCGCGAATATCAAGGTGGAGTGA
- a CDS encoding peptidyl-alpha-hydroxyglycine alpha-amidating lyase family protein, with amino-acid sequence MPVVLGAGEHRYRVVENWAKLPDGWSLSDVASVAVDSKDRVYVFNRGEHPMIVLDRAGNFLRSFGEGLFSRAHGLHIDADDNLYCTDDGDHTVRKCTTEGKVLLTIGIPNKPAPFMSGEPFHRCTHTALSPKGEIYVSDGYGNARVHKYTPDGRLIMSWGEPGSDPGQFNIVHNIATDADGFVYVADRENHRVQVFDGNGKYETQWNNLHRPCALCRCGGRNPNFIVGELGPGMPVNLKVPNLGPRLTIVDAKGQRIARLGGENGAGIETGKFLAPHGLALDSRGDIYVGEVGVTNWKTSFPEAPMPAEVRIRRCLQKLERV; translated from the coding sequence GTGCCGGTCGTACTCGGCGCGGGCGAGCACCGCTATCGTGTGGTCGAGAACTGGGCGAAACTGCCGGACGGCTGGAGCCTCTCCGACGTCGCCTCCGTCGCGGTCGACAGCAAGGATCGTGTCTACGTGTTCAATCGCGGCGAGCATCCGATGATCGTGCTCGACCGCGCCGGCAATTTCCTGCGGAGCTTTGGCGAAGGCCTGTTCTCCCGCGCTCATGGGCTGCATATCGACGCCGACGACAATCTCTACTGCACCGACGACGGCGACCACACCGTGCGCAAATGCACGACCGAAGGCAAGGTGCTGCTCACGATCGGCATCCCGAACAAGCCGGCGCCTTTCATGAGCGGCGAGCCGTTCCACCGCTGCACCCACACCGCGCTGTCGCCGAAGGGCGAAATCTACGTCTCCGACGGCTACGGCAATGCCCGCGTCCACAAATACACGCCCGACGGCAGGCTGATCATGAGCTGGGGCGAGCCCGGCTCCGATCCCGGCCAGTTCAACATCGTGCACAACATCGCGACCGATGCCGACGGCTTCGTCTACGTCGCCGACCGCGAGAACCACCGCGTGCAGGTGTTCGACGGCAACGGCAAGTACGAGACGCAATGGAACAATTTGCACCGGCCCTGCGCGCTGTGCCGCTGTGGCGGCAGGAATCCGAACTTCATCGTCGGCGAGCTCGGCCCCGGCATGCCGGTCAACCTGAAGGTGCCCAATCTCGGGCCGCGCCTGACCATCGTCGATGCGAAGGGACAGCGCATCGCGCGGCTCGGCGGCGAGAACGGGGCCGGCATCGAGACCGGAAAATTCCTCGCACCCCACGGGCTCGCGCTGGACTCCAGGGGCGACATCTATGTCGGCGAGGTCGGCGTCACCAACTGGAAGACCAGCTTTCCGGAGGCGCCGATGCCCGCCGAGGTGCGGATCAGGCGCTGCCTGCAGAAGCTCGAGAGGGTCTAG
- a CDS encoding phosphohydrolase, which produces MTEDDMIQAYSAAGRHYHNLQHITDCLAALDGVAGLSDRDREILVAAIWWHDIVYDPTRSDNEEQSARLAEQDLRPDLRDEVGRLIRLTRTHKVEPGDPLGAIMISIDLGILGADAATYASYAAAIRREYSHVPDDAYRAGRAAVLESFAARPAIYPDASFAARFEEQARANIAREIKSLRTDP; this is translated from the coding sequence ATGACAGAAGACGACATGATCCAGGCCTATTCGGCCGCTGGCCGGCACTATCACAACCTCCAGCACATCACGGATTGCCTGGCTGCGCTTGACGGAGTTGCCGGACTGAGCGACCGCGACCGCGAAATCCTGGTGGCGGCGATCTGGTGGCACGACATCGTCTACGACCCGACCCGCTCGGACAACGAGGAGCAAAGCGCCAGGCTGGCGGAACAAGACCTCAGGCCTGATTTGCGGGATGAAGTCGGCCGCCTGATCAGGCTGACCAGAACCCACAAGGTAGAGCCGGGCGACCCTCTCGGCGCGATCATGATCTCCATCGACCTTGGCATACTCGGCGCCGACGCTGCGACCTACGCGTCCTATGCAGCTGCGATCCGTCGCGAATACAGCCACGTCCCGGACGACGCTTATCGCGCCGGACGCGCCGCGGTGCTGGAAAGCTTCGCCGCACGGCCGGCGATCTATCCGGACGCAAGCTTTGCCGCGCGGTTTGAAGAGCAGGCGCGGGCGAATATCGCACGCGAGATCAAATCGCTGCGGACCGATCCTTGA
- a CDS encoding chloride channel protein, translating into MVTSSRYWEAPRRLRAFVRAHETSLVALALLAGTIGGLTVAAMSGAVTVLHAAFFDLDMGERLSSQPAIEPLHALVVPSVGGLLLGLAFLWLARFRPAREIDPIEANALHGGRMSFRGSVIVALQTVWSSGVGASVGLEAGYTQLSSGIAASIGRGFHLRRADQRVMVGCGAAAAIAGAFGAPLAGAFYAFELVIGGYTPASLTPVGVAAVAGYFVAHAFSPLSLGVGVGPVGDVLGRDLAIAAALGVLAALFGIAIMRGVALCEALLAKTRLWPPLRPALGGLCVGLLALLTPQVMSSGHGALHFAGLFAMPLAAIASVFILKAIASVISLGTGFRGGLFFATLFMGALGGRLFAAGVDSIWPGLGLDPNAYAIVGMSALSASVIGGPLTMSFIALESTGNLWLTTAVLVAVILSTQITRELFGYSFATWRLHLRGETIRSAADIGWIRDLTVGRLMRPDVTTVNADIGIGRFRERFPLGSKTQVVAVDDEGRYAGLALVVEAHAPEIEPASGLAGILHHRHAVLYPGMNIQEAIAAFDAAEAESLAVVDGDEGHPVGLLTEAHAMRRYAEESERRRREVIGDI; encoded by the coding sequence ATGGTCACCTCGTCGCGTTATTGGGAAGCGCCGCGCCGGTTGCGGGCCTTCGTGCGCGCGCACGAAACCAGCCTCGTGGCCCTGGCGCTGCTCGCCGGCACCATCGGCGGCCTGACGGTGGCGGCGATGAGCGGCGCCGTCACCGTGCTGCATGCCGCCTTCTTCGATCTCGACATGGGCGAACGGCTGTCGAGCCAGCCGGCGATCGAGCCGCTGCACGCCTTGGTGGTGCCGAGCGTCGGCGGCCTGTTGCTCGGGCTTGCCTTCCTGTGGCTGGCGCGCTTTCGCCCGGCGCGCGAGATCGACCCGATCGAGGCCAACGCGCTGCATGGCGGCCGCATGTCGTTTCGCGGCAGCGTCATCGTCGCGCTGCAGACGGTGTGGTCGAGCGGCGTCGGCGCCTCCGTCGGCCTCGAGGCCGGTTACACCCAGCTTTCCAGCGGCATCGCCGCCTCGATCGGCCGCGGCTTTCACCTGCGCCGCGCCGACCAGCGCGTCATGGTCGGCTGTGGTGCTGCGGCCGCGATCGCCGGCGCCTTCGGGGCGCCGCTGGCGGGCGCGTTCTATGCCTTCGAGCTCGTGATCGGCGGCTATACGCCGGCGAGCCTCACCCCGGTCGGCGTCGCCGCGGTCGCGGGCTATTTCGTTGCGCACGCCTTCTCGCCGTTGTCGCTCGGCGTCGGCGTCGGCCCGGTCGGCGACGTGCTCGGCCGCGATCTTGCGATTGCCGCGGCTCTCGGCGTGCTCGCGGCGCTGTTCGGGATCGCGATCATGCGCGGCGTCGCGCTGTGCGAGGCGCTGCTGGCGAAGACCAGGCTGTGGCCGCCGCTGCGGCCGGCGCTCGGCGGCCTCTGCGTCGGGCTGCTCGCACTCCTCACGCCGCAGGTGATGTCCTCGGGGCATGGCGCGCTGCATTTTGCCGGCCTGTTCGCGATGCCGCTTGCCGCGATCGCATCGGTGTTCATCCTGAAGGCGATCGCCTCGGTGATCTCGCTCGGCACCGGATTCCGCGGCGGCCTGTTCTTCGCGACGCTGTTCATGGGCGCGCTCGGCGGCCGGCTGTTTGCCGCCGGCGTCGACAGCATCTGGCCCGGGCTCGGCCTCGATCCGAATGCCTATGCGATCGTCGGCATGAGCGCGCTGTCGGCCTCGGTGATCGGCGGACCGCTCACCATGTCGTTCATCGCGCTGGAATCGACCGGCAATCTCTGGCTCACCACGGCGGTGCTGGTCGCCGTCATCCTGTCGACCCAGATCACCCGCGAGCTGTTCGGCTATTCGTTCGCCACCTGGCGGCTGCATCTGCGCGGCGAGACCATCCGCAGCGCCGCCGATATCGGCTGGATTCGCGACCTCACCGTCGGCCGCCTGATGCGGCCCGACGTGACGACGGTCAATGCGGATATCGGCATCGGCAGGTTCCGCGAGCGGTTTCCGCTGGGCTCGAAGACCCAGGTCGTCGCGGTCGATGATGAGGGCCGCTACGCGGGGCTGGCGCTGGTGGTGGAAGCGCATGCGCCGGAAATCGAGCCGGCGAGCGGGCTTGCCGGGATCCTGCACCATCGCCACGCCGTGCTGTATCCGGGGATGAACATCCAGGAGGCGATCGCCGCCTTTGACGCGGCCGAGGCCGAGTCGCTTGCGGTGGTCGATGGCGACGAAGGTCATCCGGTCGGGCTCCTGACCGAGGCCCATGCCATGCGGCGCTATGCGGAAGAATCCGAGCGGCGCCGGCGCGAGGTGATCGGCGACATTTGA
- a CDS encoding L,D-transpeptidase — translation MRKQTPLIAFAIFMLSAGIAHAQFLFWPQYTSWPGHYAPFKHKHHHRRTNSELAKNARPEDPPKGPLQIIISIADQRVSLFDNGTLIARSSVSTGTQGHPTPHGVFSVISKQRWHRSNIYSAAPMPYMQRITWSGIALHAGVVPGRPASHGCIRLKNDFAIRLWHLTKRGTRVIIAHDDVQPVEITNPHLFKPKAVSGSPEFQTATVAGKSISTAAATHGSPVSNAETPEATSLQVPGSAPAGVAPQKVVPISIFVSRKLSKLFVRQGFTPLFDVPVTIENPGEPLGTHVFTAMEFQNERAAIRWTVVSIPEEFPRISEGATKEREAPAKQTALSVPLPDKANAALDRIEIPRDTVERISELLTPASSLIISDNGFSHETGKDTDFIVVTH, via the coding sequence ATGAGGAAGCAGACTCCATTAATAGCTTTCGCCATTTTCATGCTCTCTGCAGGGATCGCACACGCTCAGTTTCTGTTCTGGCCCCAGTACACGTCCTGGCCAGGCCATTACGCTCCGTTCAAACACAAGCACCACCACCGGCGGACAAACTCTGAATTGGCGAAAAACGCTCGGCCCGAGGACCCTCCGAAGGGCCCGCTCCAGATCATCATCTCGATTGCAGACCAACGGGTCTCGCTTTTTGACAACGGGACCCTGATCGCACGCTCTTCGGTGTCCACGGGAACTCAGGGGCATCCTACGCCCCACGGCGTATTCAGCGTGATCAGCAAACAGCGATGGCACCGTTCAAATATTTATAGCGCTGCCCCCATGCCCTACATGCAGCGCATCACCTGGTCAGGGATAGCGTTGCATGCCGGTGTTGTGCCTGGGCGTCCGGCGTCACACGGCTGCATCCGTTTGAAAAATGACTTTGCCATTCGACTCTGGCATCTCACGAAGCGCGGCACTCGAGTGATCATTGCGCACGACGATGTCCAGCCTGTCGAGATAACCAATCCGCACCTTTTTAAGCCGAAAGCCGTGTCCGGTTCGCCGGAATTTCAGACTGCCACAGTCGCGGGTAAGAGCATTAGCACAGCCGCGGCAACGCATGGATCACCAGTGTCCAACGCCGAGACTCCAGAAGCCACTAGTCTCCAGGTTCCAGGCTCGGCTCCTGCTGGAGTCGCACCTCAGAAGGTCGTCCCGATCTCCATCTTCGTGAGTCGTAAGTTGAGCAAGCTCTTCGTGCGCCAGGGCTTCACGCCGTTGTTTGATGTCCCGGTCACGATCGAAAATCCGGGGGAGCCGCTGGGAACGCACGTGTTTACCGCAATGGAATTCCAGAACGAGCGAGCGGCCATTCGCTGGACCGTCGTGTCGATTCCGGAGGAATTTCCTCGCATTTCCGAGGGGGCCACGAAAGAGCGCGAAGCGCCCGCGAAGCAAACCGCCCTATCGGTACCGTTGCCCGATAAAGCCAACGCTGCCCTCGACCGCATCGAAATACCCCGGGATACGGTTGAGAGGATCTCTGAACTACTGACGCCGGCCTCTTCATTGATTATTTCCGACAACGGATTTAGCCATGAGACGGGAAAAGACACGGATTTCATCGTGGTGACGCATTGA
- a CDS encoding HNH endonuclease → MNAHVSQGGWPVLVLNADFRPLSYYPLSLWSWQDAIKAVFLDRVNIVEHYDRAVRSPSFEMQLPSVVSLKSFVKPSTHPAFTRFNVFLRDRFICQYCYSGEDLTFDHIIPRSKGGQTTWENVVAACSPCNLRKGNLTPQQAKMFPRQTPYAPTVHQLHRNGRLFPPNYLHDSWLDYLYWDTELDP, encoded by the coding sequence TTGAACGCACATGTCTCGCAAGGCGGTTGGCCGGTGTTGGTGCTGAACGCGGACTTCCGGCCGCTGAGTTACTACCCGCTGTCGCTTTGGTCCTGGCAGGACGCGATCAAGGCGGTGTTTCTCGACCGCGTCAACATCGTCGAGCACTACGACCGCGCGGTTCGGAGCCCCTCCTTCGAGATGCAGCTTCCGAGCGTCGTTTCGCTGAAATCCTTCGTCAAGCCGTCCACGCATCCCGCCTTCACCCGATTCAACGTCTTCCTGCGCGACCGCTTCATCTGCCAGTACTGCTACTCCGGCGAGGACCTCACCTTCGATCACATCATTCCGCGCAGCAAGGGCGGCCAGACCACCTGGGAAAACGTCGTCGCCGCCTGCTCGCCCTGCAACCTGCGCAAGGGCAACCTGACGCCGCAGCAGGCCAAGATGTTTCCGAGGCAGACGCCCTACGCCCCGACGGTGCACCAGCTCCACCGCAACGGCCGGCTGTTCCCGCCGAACTATCTGCACGACAGCTGGCTCGACTATCTCTATTGGGATACCGAACTCGATCCGTAA